From a single Streptomyces sp. 1331.2 genomic region:
- a CDS encoding glycosyltransferase family 2 protein: MASPLISVVLPAYDQHEQLADCLDSLLAQSLADVEVIVVADRSPETAAGLADSYAARYPRVSVLHLNAAVGVGVARNAGAARASGEYLLFLDADHLLPRDALQALADRLKQTGPVDVLLFGHSRRHQGRDWPGGAEALLAEAGPEVFAPFDRPELFGAPPLVWDRLIRRGHWAGLELAFPPGRYEEVPVVHAALLGAQKAAVLARECVQLRRRETVHPAGGPGSSVFDLFEQYERSFALLEEQPHLYAVRDALFVRMIRHYLFVFDLAGCVSRAERPQFFHRAAEHHRRFLPPGHRRPGGREGIKFSLLAGGAYPAFEVAKLSHIARGTLTGRK, from the coding sequence ATGGCCTCACCCCTGATCAGCGTCGTGCTCCCCGCCTACGACCAGCACGAACAACTCGCCGACTGCCTGGACTCGCTGCTCGCGCAGTCCCTGGCCGACGTCGAGGTGATCGTGGTCGCCGACCGCTCCCCCGAGACCGCGGCCGGACTCGCCGACTCGTACGCGGCGCGGTATCCGCGGGTGTCCGTGCTGCACCTGAACGCGGCGGTCGGCGTCGGGGTGGCCCGGAACGCGGGGGCCGCCCGGGCCTCCGGCGAGTACCTGCTGTTCCTCGACGCGGACCACCTGCTCCCCCGGGACGCGCTCCAGGCGCTCGCCGACCGGCTGAAGCAGACCGGCCCGGTGGACGTGCTGCTGTTCGGCCACTCCCGCCGGCACCAGGGCCGGGACTGGCCCGGCGGGGCCGAGGCGCTGCTCGCCGAGGCAGGCCCCGAGGTGTTCGCCCCCTTCGACCGGCCCGAGCTGTTCGGCGCACCGCCGCTGGTCTGGGACCGGCTGATCCGCCGCGGCCACTGGGCGGGGCTGGAGCTCGCCTTCCCGCCCGGCCGCTACGAGGAGGTCCCGGTGGTGCACGCGGCGCTGCTCGGCGCGCAGAAGGCCGCCGTGCTGGCGCGCGAGTGCGTCCAGCTGCGCCGCCGGGAGACCGTCCACCCGGCGGGCGGGCCGGGCAGCAGCGTCTTCGACCTGTTCGAGCAGTACGAGCGCAGCTTCGCCCTGCTGGAGGAGCAGCCGCACCTGTACGCCGTGCGGGACGCGCTGTTCGTCCGGATGATCCGGCACTACCTGTTCGTCTTCGACCTCGCGGGCTGCGTCAGCCGCGCCGAGCGGCCGCAGTTCTTCCACCGGGCCGCCGAGCACCACCGCCGCTTCCTGCCGCCGGGCCACCGCCGGCCGGGCGGCCGCGAGGGGATCAAGTTCTCGCTGCTCGCGGGCGGCGCCTACCCGGCGTTCGAGGTCGCCAAGCTCTCCCACATCGCGCGCGGCACGCTCACCGGGCGGAAGTAG